The Natronosporangium hydrolyticum nucleotide sequence GCACCAGCACGAAGGTGCCGATCACCTCGGTGACGACGTTCCAGCCGTAGCTGCGGATCTCCGGCCCGGTGGCGAAGACCGCCAACTTCTTCGCCTCGTCCGGTTCGGCCTCGAAGTGTTTGCGGTAGGCGAGGAAGGCCACGCACGCCCCGAGGAACGCGCCGAGCAGCTGTCCTGCCAGGTAGACCAGGGTCGAGCCGACGGTGATCGCCACCTCCGGGGCGTACTCGTCGGCGCCGCTGGCCCAGATGCCCAGCGTGACCGCCGGGTTGATGTGGCCGCCGGACTTGTACGCGACGAAGACGCCAGCCATCACCGCGAAGCCCCAGCCGAAGTTGATCAGTAACCAGCCGCCGTTGAATCCTTTCGACTTCGTCAGCAGTACGTTGGCAACGACGCCGGCTCCGAGGAGGATCAGCATGCCGGTGCCGAGTACCTCGCTGACGAAGATCATCCCGAGGTCCATCTCTTCTCCCTTCGTCGCACCTGTGCGGGGGTGGTGCGCGATGGCGAGAAGTTACGAGAGTGTTTCGGGTACGACAATAGGTAGCGTTCGACAATGTCGACCCGGGGTCCTGGTGAGGGCTGGCGAACGGCGTTAGTCTCCGCCACTATGGGCTAGATCACAGCAGTTCACCGGCGGTTAGTCGGTGGTCGGCTGTTCGACATCGTCGACTCGGGTCGTCGGGGATAGGTTGGGCGGGGTGCCAGGGGCGATACAGGCGATCGAGCGGGCAGCCGCGATCTTGCGGCTACTCGCCCACGGTTCGGGTCAGTTCGGGCTGGGCGACATCGCGAGTTCGCTGGGGCTGCCGAAGGGGACCGCGCACGGCATCCTGCGGACCCTGCAGGGGGTGGGTTTCGTGCAACAGGATCGTGCTACCGGCAAGTACCAGCTCGGCGCCGCCCTGCTGCACCTCGGCACCAGCTACCTGGACGCGCATGAGCTGCGATCGCGGGCGTTGAACTGGGCGGACATGCTCGCCGCCCGCAGCGGCGAGACGGTCCGGATCGGGATGCCGCTGGAGGGTGCGGTGGTGGTGGTCCACCACGTCTTCCGCCCCGACGACTCGCCGCAGACCCTGGACGTGGGCGCGCTGTTGCCGTTGCACGCCACCGCGCTGGGGAAGGTGCTGCTCGCCTACGACGCCGACCTGGCGGGGGCGGCGCAGCACACCCCGCTCACCTCACTGACTCGCCGGACCATCGTCACCCCGGCGGTGCTTGCCAAGGTCCTCACCGGGGTACGGGAACGCGGGTGGGCCGACGAGGTGGAGGAGTATCTACCCGGCCAGGCGAGTATCGCCGCGCCGATCCGGGCGCACGGCGGGCTGGTGCAGGGCGCGATGGGGATCACCGGTGCCGTGGAACGGATCTGCGACCGCGGTAACCAACCCCGCTCTACGCTGGTCGGCTTCGTACGCGACGCCGCCCGGGCGGTCTCGCGTGACCTCGCCGCCGCCGATTGACCGCCCCGCGTCCTCGTCCTCTCCGGTACCAGCGAAGGAGCGCAGCACGGCTATGGCCCAGCGTTACGTGATGGCGATCGATCAGGGTACGACCTCGACCCGTTGCATCCTCTTCGATCACGCCGGCCGGATGGTCTCGGTAGCGCAGCGTGAACACCATCAGTATTTTCCGCAACCCGGCTGGGTGGAGCAGGATGCGCTGGAGATCTGGCGCAACGTCGACCGCACCATGCCGAAGGCGCTGCGGGAAGCGGGGGTCACCGGCGACCAGGTGGTAGCCCTGGGCATCGCGAACCAGCGGGAGACGGCGGTGGTGTGGGACCGGCACACGGGTACGCCGGTGGGTCGGGCGATCGTGTGGCAGGACATCCGGACCGAGCAGCTGGTGCAGCAGCTATCCCAGCTTCCCGGGGCGGAGAAGATCCGGGACCGGTGCGGGCTGCCGCTGGCGACCTACTTCACCGCCCCCCGGCTGCGGTGGCTGCTCGACACCGTGCCAGGTCTGCGGGAGCGGGCCGAGCGGGGCGATCTGCTCTTCGGCACCATGGAGACCTGGCTGATCTGGAACCTCACCGGTGGGCCGGACGGCGGGGTGCACGTCACCGACGCCACCAACGCCAGCCGAACCCTGCTGATGAACCTGGCCACGCTCACCTGGGACGACGAGCTGCTCGCCTTCTTCGACATCCCGCGGCAGCTGCTGCCGCAGATCCGGCCCTCGACCGAGACCTACGGCACCACCCGGCGGGTGGTCCCAGGCATCCGGATCGCGGCGGCGCTCGGCGACCAGCACGCGGCGCTGTTCGGCCAGACCTGCTTCGACCGCGGCGAGACGAAGTGCACCTACGGCACCGGCAGCTTCCTGCTCATGAACACCGGCAGCACGCTGGTCCGCTCCACCCACGGCCTACTGGCCACGATCGGCTACCAGATGAGCGGAGAGCCGGTCACGTACGCGCTGGAGGGGTCGATCGCGGTAACCGGTTCACTGGTGCAGTGGTTCCGGGACAACCTCGGTCTGATCAGCAGCGCCCCGGAGATCGAGACGCTGGCCCGGAGCGTGACCGACAACGGCGGCTGCTACGTGGTGCCGGCGTTCTCCGGGCTGTTCGCCCCGCACTGGCGCAGCGACGCCCGCGGCATCATCGTCGGCCTGACCTCCTATATCACCAAGGGGCATCTAGCTCGGGCGGTGCTGGAGGCGACCGGTTGGCAGACCCGCGAGGTGGTCGACGCGATGACCGCCGATCTGGGTGCGCAGACCCCGATGCTCAAGGTGGACGGTGGCATGACCGCCGACCATCTGCTGATGCAGTTCCTCGCCGACGTGCTCGATGTTCCGGTGATGCGACCGATGATGGCCGAGACGGTCTCGCTGGGCGCGGCCTACGCCGCCGGCCTCTCGGTCGGGTACTGGCCGGACCTGGCGGGCCTGCGGCGCAACTGGCATCTGGCGGCCCGCTGGCTGCCCCAGATGGACCCCGCCCACCGCGACCAGGAGTACGCCAACTGGAAGCGGGCGGTGGAGTTGACCATCGGCTGGGCCGCCCCCCACTCGCGCCGATCATGAGCATGCCAATCTGAGCGCGGAATCCGGGGCGGGTCCAGGGTTGACGTCCTGGGCGGCTCCGGCTAACGTTGCCGCCGGCATTACGCCAGTAGGTGTCCCGTTAGGTGAGGCTCCTGCGTGTGTATGCGTCCGCTGCCCAGAAAGGTCGAGAGACCCCCACGGGTTGAACAGGCCGGAGCCGAATCAAGGCCCGGCATAATGCGGACCGGCGACCGGTCGGGTGACCCGGCTGGCTCTCCTAGACGCGCAGTGCTGAAGCTCTGACGTAGGGAACGCTCCGGGTTACCCCCGGCTGCCCTGCCACGAGCCCGCACAAAGCCTCCCCTGCCGGGAGGCTTTTTTCGTGGCCGCGCGACCGAGGGAGGGGGTGAGGGCAGTGCCTGGTCGATCTACCACGACCGTGGCGGAGCCCGGCGACAGTAGCCGGACCGCCAGCGACGACCCCTGTTCACCCTGCCCTCACCCGGACGCGCCGCCGATGCTGCCGCACGGCTAGCTTGTGCTGCCAGCCTGTGCTCAGGCGTGCGCGGGTGAGGGTCTGCGCCCGCACCAGGAGACCCATCATGATGACCTACACCACCCTGCAGGACCACCTGACCAACCGGAACCTCACCCAGGCAAAGCAGCTGCTGTCCCAGTTGTTCCTCGACGAGGCGGCCGGGGTGCTGCGTAGCCTGCCGCCCACCGAGCAGGCGCTGGCCTACCGGTTGCTGGAGAAGCAGCTCGCCATCGACGTGTTCGAGCTGCTTGACGACGAGGAGCAGTTGACGCTGCTCGAGGCGATGACCAGCCCTCAGGCCGTGGCCGTGCTCTCCGAGCTCGATGTGGACGACGCGGCCCGGCTGGTCGACGAGGCACCGGCGAAGGTCGCCAAGCGGCTGCTCGCGGCGATGCCGGTGGCCGACCGGGAGCGGGTCGGCGCGGTGCTCGCCTACCGGCACGACAGTGCCGGCCGGTTGGCCAATCCTCGCTACGTCGCGGTACGCCGGGACGCCACCGCGGCCGAAGCGCTGGCCGCGGTCCGCGCCTCCGCGCTCGGCCCAGAAGATGTCACCACCGTGTTCGTGATCGACAACGAGCGGCATTACCAGGGCCTGGTCAGCGTCGCCGAGCTGGTCAAGGCCGGCCCGGAGACCATCGTCACCGAGATGGCCAGGCTCGCCGACCTGGCGGTCCACACCGGAGACGACGCTGCCGACGCCGCCCGACTGCTGCAGCGGCGCGACCTCGGGGCGTTGGCGGTGGTGGATCGGGAGCGCCGACTGGTCGGGGCGGTCACCTTCGACGATGCCATGGACACCTTGGAGGACGAGGCGTCGGAGACGATGTACCGCAAGGCGGGTCTGGGCGACCCGGCCCACGCCAAGGAGTTGCTGCGAAGCGAGAAGCTGACCCGGGGCAGCATCTGGTACCCGGTACGGGTCCGGATCGCCTTCCTGATGGTCACCCTGGTTGGCGGGCTCGCCGTCGGCGGCGTGATCGACTACTTCGAGGACGTGTTGGCGGCGGTGGTCGCGGTGGCGATCTTCGTGCCGCTGATCATGGACATGGGCGGGAACGTGGGCACCCAGTCCACAACGATCTTCGCCCGTGGGCTCGCGTTGGGCCACGTCGACCCGAAGCGGTTCGGCCGGCAACTCGGTCGGGAGGTAACGGTCGGGGCAACCATGGCGGTCGCCCTGGCCACCATCGGCGGGTTCGTCGCCTACGCCTGGCAGGGTGCCCCGAACGACGTACCCCTGTTGGGGCTGGCTGTCGGATTGTCGCTGTTCGTGTCGGTGACGTTCGCGACCTTCCTCGGCTTCGCCCTGCCGTGGTTGATGGTCAAGATCGGTCTTGACCACGCCCCGGGGGCGGACCCGTTCATCACCACCATCAAGGACTTCACCGGCCTGGCGGTGTACTTCCTGCTGGTGGGCGCGCTGTTGGGGGTGGGATAGGTGCTTGAATTCTGGGAGTTCGCCCTGCGGCTACTGTGCGCCGTCAGCCTCGGCGCGCTGGTCGGAGTGGAGCGGCAGTGGCGGGCCCGGATGGCCGGTCTGCGCACCAACGCGTTGGTGGCCACCGGGGCGGCCCTGTTCGTGCTGATGTCGTTCGATGTCGTCGACGAGATCAGCCCGACCAGGGTCGCCGCCCAGGTCGTATCCGGCATCGGGTTCCTGGGGGCCGGAGTGATCCTCCGGGACGGCATCAACGTGCGGGGTCTCAATACCGCCGCCACCCTGTGGTGTGCCGCCGCGGTCGGGGTGCTCGCCGGGTCCGGCATGTACGCCGGAGCGGCAGCCGGGGCTGCCGTGGTGCTGGTCGCCAACCTGGCCCTCCGGCCGGTGGCTCGCCGGATCGAACGGCTGCCAACCGACGCCGGTAGCGAGGTCGAGACCACCTACCGGCTCCGGATCACCTGCCGGGAGGATCAAGAGGCCCACGTCCGGGCGTTGCTGTTGCACACTCTGACCGGCAGCAGTTTCGCCCTCCACGCGTTGCGGAGCGAGGATGTCGAACCCAACGGGCGGGTCCACGTGGAGGCCGAGCTGGTGGCCGCCGGGCGGGTCGACAGCCAGCTGGAGCAGGCGGTCAGCCGGCTCAGCCTCGAACCTGGGGTCACGGCTGTCCAGTGGCGGGCGCTCGACCCGGCCCGACCGCTGCCGTAGCTGGCGCCGCCCGCCGGGTAATCGCGATCAGGTAGGGCCGCGACCTCCGGTCACTGGCCACTCCCGGCAGTCATGAGGAAGTCGCCGAGTTCGGCTACCGAGCGGCTGCCGGTCAGGGTGTGGTCACCGGCCACGATGGTGGGTACGCCGTGGATTCCCCGGCTGACCGCCGCCTGATGGTCGGCGACCACCGCGTCGGCGTAGTCCTCGCCGGCCAGCAGCGACCGCACCGCCGGCCGGGGGAGGCCGATCTGGTCGGCCAGGTCGAGGAGGGCCGCTGGGTCGGCGAGGTCCACATTGCGGCGCAGGTGGGCGTCGAAGGCCGCCTCCCAGGCGGTGGTCGGGTCCACACCGTTGTCGGCCGCGGCGTGGAGCAGCCGGTGGGCGGGCCGGGAGTCGACGACCGCTGTGGTGTCGATGCGTATGTCGAGGCCCTCCTGGCGCCCTTGGGCACGGATCGCCGCGCTCTTTGCCCGCCACTGTTCGGCCGTCATCCCCCACTCGCTGACGGCTATGTCGGCCACCAGCCGGCCCGGGGAGGCCGGACCGGCTGGCTCCAGCAGGAAGCTGCGGTGGCGTACCCGCAGGCCGCCGGGGATCTCCTTGGCCGCGACCTGGAGCCGCCGTAGGCCGATCCAGCACCAGGGGCACCTGATATCGGCCCACATCATCACGTCGAGCACGCGTCTGTCACCTCTCCGTTCGTCAAGTCAACGTGATGTAGAGTCGACTACGTCAAGTTGACTTAATGTCAAGGGCGGCGGTGCGATGAGCCGCTGGAGGTGTCGAGTGCCACAGATTCACGACGATGTCATCTGGCTGAAGCCGGGACAGGTCGCGGACCGTGCCGGGGTCGCTGTCTCCACGCTCCACTACTACGAGAGCGTCGGTCTGATCGAGAGCCGGCGCACCGCCGGCAACCGGCGGGAGTACCGGCGGGACACGCTGCGGGTCCTCGCCTTCATCCGGGCCGCCCAACGCGTCGGAGTGCCCCTTGACCAGATCAAGGAGGCGCTGGACCAGCTCCCCAAAGCCGGGCTGCCGACCAAACGTGACTGGGCCCGCCTCGCCCGGCAATGGCAGGATGAGCTGACCGAGCGGATCGAACACCTCGTCGCGCTGCGGGACCGATTCTCCGATTGCATCGGCTGCGGGTGCCTGTCGCTGAAGTCCTGCCCCTACTCCAACCCGGACGATGTGCTCGGCCTCGACGGCCAGGGCGCCCGGCGCCTGCGTTGACCGCAGCTCGGCCGAGCTGTCGACGGGTCAGTGGGCAGGAGACTCGGCGTAGGCGGCGGCGAACTCCGCTGACGGTGGGATCACGGTGATCACGTCGATCAGCACGCCGTTGGGGTCAGCGGTGATGAAGTGCCGCTGCCCCCACTCCTCGGTGCGCAGCGGGCGCAGCACCGGCAGACCACCCTCCTCGATCAGCCGCCGGTGTTCGGCGTCCACATCGGCCACCTCGAAGTTGAGCAGCAGGCCGGCCGTCGGCTGGCCGTGCCCCGCAGGGATGCTCGGGTGGTCGGGGTCGAGCAGCGCCAACTCGTAGTGGGGCGCCGCCGGCTGTCGCAGGCTCACGTACCAGTCCGCCTCGAACGTTCGCTCGAACCCGAACCACTCGGTGTAGAACGCGGTCGACTCGGCCAGTCGGCGGGTGCCGATCACCGGGTAGAAGCTGGTGAGGTTCATCGTATGCCTCCAAGACACGTACCATCGGTATGTGAACAACGCTAGACGCGTACCAGCGGTATGTCAAACTTCGGAGGTGTCATGACCGCCACCCCCCGCCCCAACACCCCCCGTACGAAGGCCGCGCAACGGGAAGCGACCATGGCCGCCCTGATCACCGAAGGCCGGCGCCGGTTCGCCCACCAGGGGTACGCCGATGTCGGGCTCGCCGATCTCGTCGCAGCGGTCGGCGTCACCAAGGGCGCGCTCTACCACCACTTCGGCAGCAAGGCCGGGCTGTTCCGGGCGGTCGTCGCCCAGGTGCAGCAGGAAGTCGCCGACCGGGTGTCGGCCGCCGCCGAGCACCACCCCGACGACCCGTGGCGGCAGCTGGTGGCCGGCTGCGAGGCGTTTCTGGCCGCCAGCGCCGACCCCGACATCCAGCGGATCATGCTGATCGATGCCCCGGCCGTGCTGGGCTGGCATGAGTGGCGGGCGATGGATGAGGCCGCCTCTGGCCGGCTGCTGGTCGATGTGCTCACCGTGCTGACCGGCGACGGCACCCTCCCGGCGCAGCCGGTGCCGCCGCTGGCCCGGCTGCTCTCCGGCGCGATGAACGAGGCCGCCCTGTGGCTGGCTCAGTCCACCGGGTCGGCCGACCTCGCCGCTACCACCGCTGCGCTCCGGCGGCTGCTGGCCGGCCTGCGTACCCACGCGGGCGACCCGAGCTGAGGGCTACCGGCCCGACCGAAGCAGGTCCGCCAGGGCAGCCGAAGCCGCCGGGTGGGCCGCCAGCAGCGTCGCCACCGGCTCGGTGGCTACCGACGGCGGCTCGGCCGCCGCGGCGGCGTCGGCCGGCTCGGTCGCTGCCGGCGCCGACCAGGGCGGCTGCCAGGCGTCCAGCTCCGGCAGGGTGGGCGGGAAGACCCGGCCGGCCTGGCGCACCAGGCCCGGCACCAGCTCGGCCGCCTCCGCCCGTAAGGTCCGGATCAGGGCGGGCAGCCACGGCAGCAGCACCGGGTCGGGGAGCCGGCCGAACGCCTTCGAGATCACCTCGACCACGAACGGCGCCAGCTCCGGAGCCGGCTCCAACGCCTGGACCAGGCCGCTGATGTACGCCGGCACCGCCGGCACGGTCAGCGGGCTGGCCAGCAGGGAGTCGCACCAGTCCCGTAGCTCGACCAGCGGCCACATGCCTAGGTGGACCTGGGCCCCCCACCACAGCGCGATCCGTGCCGGGGCCTGCGGCGCCGCCTGCCGCACCGCGAGCTCCAGCTGGGTGCGGTCGCACCCCACCGAGAGCGCCACATCCTCCAGTGTGCACAGGAATCCCAGCATCGCGGCGACCTGCCGCAGGCTGGTCGAGTCGTCGGCGAACGCGGTGGGCAGCAGCGTGCAGTAGTGGGCGTAACCGGTCTTGATGAACGTCTCACACCAGCTCGGTAGCGTCGGCTCGTGGGCCCGGTAGTACGCCAGCAGCGCCCGGATCTGGGCCAGCACCTGCGGAGCGTCGGCCACGGTGCGCTCTGCGGCGAGCAACTCCACCGCTCGGGCTCCCAGCTCGTCGGCGAACCGGGGGCTGTCCAGCAGCCGGATGGCGTCGATGACGGCGGTCAACGCCTGGGCGGCGGTTGCGGCTGGTTCCCAGGCCGCCTTCCGCAGCCGCTGCTCCAGCACCTGCTCCACCGTGACGCCCTGGTGGCCCAGCTCGATCAGGGCCCGTTGCTGCTTACCCAGGGCCAGATCCCAACTCTCCTGGATGGAGTGCTGACCTAACCCTCGGTCGCCCATCACCGGCCGCACCGTCCCGGTCGGCAGCAGATGATGCAGCCGCCACAGCAGGTCCGAGCAGGCACGCAGGTCGGGCTGGGCAGACAGGTCGAGCAGGGCCCGTTGGACTGTCCGTCTCGTCAGCTCCAACCCCAACGGTGCGAGCCGGTCGTGGACGTCCCGGGCCAGCGGCGGCAGCGCGTCGTAGCCGACCGTGCCGATCCGGTCGCCGCCGAGCAGGATCTCGCACAGCCGGGCGACGTCGCGCCGGCCGGGCACCGCATCCTTCTCGATACAGGTGACCGCCGCGTCCTGGAAGTCGTACGGCGTGGGCCGGGCCCGGTTGCGCAGGCCGGCCAGCAGAATCGAGGTTTCGAAGACCGCGATCGCGTCGGCAGTGCTGGCGAGATAACCATTGCGGCGGGCCAGTCGGACGATCTCCACACACCACTGCCGCAGCTCCGCCTCGTCGAGCGGGTCGAGCTCCGGCGGGGCCGCGAGGAAGTCGGAGAGCCGGTCGGCCGCCGGCGTGTCCGCCGGGTCGGTCGGGGCGACCGGCCGCCGCCGGCCGCCCTTGGCTGCCTTCTTGGCCAGCCGGAACGGGGCGAGCCGGCTACGGTCGAGCTCTTTGCGCCAGTTCGCCGCCGCGATCGAGACCGACCCGCCGGCGAGGCCGAACTGGGCCTCGATCGCCGAGTGGCTGGAGGGGATCAGACCGTAGCGCCAGCCGGTCCCGGTCGACGGTGTGATCTCGAAGTCGTCGGCGGCGGCCACTCCGAACCCGGTGACCGGGCTGACCGCGTGGAACGCCCCGCAGACGTAGAGGCACTCCGACCGGTCCACCCCCGACTCGGCGAGATGGTGGCGGATCCGGGTCCACATGAACCGCTCCCGGTCCTCGTCGCGGGCCAACCGGTCGGGTCGCTCCGGGGCCAGTCGCCGGAACAGGCTACCGACCAGCAGCATCACCTGCCGGTAAGTGGCGTAGTCGGCCCCGGCCAGCGGCTGCTCGACGTACTGGTCCCACCACTCTGACCAGTGTCGCACCCTGCCGTGGTGCAGCAGATGGGCCTCCAGATCGGCGAACCGGGGGCGAAGTTCGCCGATCTCCACCCCGACCGCGTCGCCGTGCAGGCCAGTCCCGGGCGAAGTGGCGGCGGCCGGGTCAGGGTCGGTCTCCGGGTCGTGCTCCGGCGGGGCCCATTGGAAGATGTGGTCGGCCGATCGGTCCACCGGCACCACCGTAACGCCGGGGGTGGTCATCGCGTACGCGATGGCTTGGTACTCCGCCGACGCCTCGGTGATCGGGGCGACGACGCTCAGCGGTCCCCACCGGGCCGGAAAGTCGACCAGCTCGGAGGCGAACGCCTGCAGCGCCACCGGCAGCTCGCAGTTGGCTAGCTCGGGCAGCAGCGGGCCCAGGTCTTCGCACAGCTCAAGGTAGATCACCTTCGGGGGCCGCTGCCGGAGCCGGCGTACCATCGCCAGGCCGGAGGCGGGGGAGTGGTGGCAGACCGGGAGGATCTCCAACGGTTCGGTGAGCGCCCGGTCGACGTCGTCGACCATTCCGGCCAGGATGCTGGCGAGTCCGTTCGAGCCGTCGGTGAACGCGGTGGCCGCCTCGGTCAGTTGGGTCCGCAGGGCGGCGAACCGGTCGGGCAGGCTCATGACAGGGTGGCGATGGCGTCGCGGCCACCGGCGAGGAAGGCCGGCCACGGTTCGCCATCGGCTCGGCTGCGCGGCTCCACCACCCCGTGCCAGTATTTGTTGAGGATCGCCAGATCTTCTGGGGTACGCCGGGCCAGCGTCCCGACCAGCGAGGCGGCGAGCGTCTCGGCCCGCAGCGTGCGGTCGCCGAAGAAGTGGCTGTGCAGGATCGCGTCCTCCAGCACCCCGATCTGCTCAGCGGTCGAGAGCGCCGATTCGAGCTTCTCTTCGTCGCTGTTGGCCGCCTCGGCCGCCGCCCGCAGGTCGGCGAAGCTCTGCAGCAGGATGTCCAGCAGGGTTGGGGGCACCTCCAGCTCGATCCGGTGTCGCCGGAGCAGCTCGGTGGTGCGGAACCGGACGATCTCGGTTTCGCTGCGTTTGTTGGTCACTACCGGGATCCGGACGAAGTTGAACCGTCGCTTCAGCGCCGAGGAGAGTTCGTTGACGCCGCGGTCGCGGCTGTTGGCGGTGGCGATGATGGAGAACCCTGGCTGGGCGAAGACCACGTTGTCGGTGTCCAGCTCCGGGATGGTCACGTACTTTTCGGAGAGGATCGAGATCAGCGCGTCCTGCACGTCGCTGGTGGCCCGGGTGAGCTCCTCGAACCGGCCGATCGTCCCCTCGGCCATCGCGGTCATGATCGGCGACGGGATCATCGACTCCCGCGACTGCCCCTTGGCGATCACCATGGCGATGTTCCAGGAGTACGTCAGATGGTCCTCTGTGGTGCCGGCGGTGCCCTGGACCACCTGGGTGGAGTCCCGGCAGATGGCGGCGGCGAGCAGCTCGGCGAGCCAGCTCTTGCCGGTGCCGGGGTCGCCGATCAGCAGCAGACCCCGGTCGGAGGCGAGGGTGACGATGCTGCGCTCGACGAAGCTGCGGTCGCCGAACCACTTCTGTGCCACCGGCCGGTCCAGGCCGTCGGACTTGTCGGCGCCGAGGATGAAGATGCGCACCAGCTGCGGGCTGAGCCGCCACGAGAACGGTTTGGGCCCCCGGTCGAGACTTTCCAGGTAGTCCAGCTCGTCGGCGTAGGTGGCCTCGGCCGGGGCGCGCAGCGGCTGCTGATCGGTCATCAGGTGGGGTCTCCTAGCTGAGAAAACTCTTGAGTTCGGACACGAGCTTGCGGATGTGGCCCGACAGCACCGGGGTGCCCAGCTCCTTGAGGCGCTGCGCGAACCACGGGTGGGTGTGGCCTCGGCCACTGCTGGTCACCGACCCGACCGGGATCAGTTTCACCCCGGAGCGGTGCAGGGCGGTCAGGCCGTCGAGCACCGCTTGCATGTGCCACTCGCAGAGATCCGAGATCCACACCACCGCGGTCTGCCGCGGGTCGGCGACCTTCGGCCGGAGCTCCTCGAGCGCCACCCGGCCGTCGGTGCCGCCGCCGAGCTGGGTGCGTAGCAGCGTCTCGAACGGGTCGTGGACCCATGGGGTCAGGTCCAGCGCCTGGGTGTCGTAGGCGATCAGGTGGACATCGGCGTTGGGCAGGCCGGCGAAGATGGAGGCGAGGATGGTGCAGTTGACCATCGAGTCGACCATCGACCCGGACTGGTCCACCACCACGATCAGCCGGGCCGGGGTGGTGCGCCGCGCGGTCCGCCGGAAGTAGAGGCGGTCCACATAGAGCAGCTGGTCGGCCGGGCTCCAGTTCGGCAGGTTCCGCCACACCGTCCGTTGCAGGTCGAGGTTGCGGAAGACCCGCTTGGGCGGGACCGACCGGTCGATCTCGCC carries:
- a CDS encoding ATP-binding protein, with translation MTDQQPLRAPAEATYADELDYLESLDRGPKPFSWRLSPQLVRIFILGADKSDGLDRPVAQKWFGDRSFVERSIVTLASDRGLLLIGDPGTGKSWLAELLAAAICRDSTQVVQGTAGTTEDHLTYSWNIAMVIAKGQSRESMIPSPIMTAMAEGTIGRFEELTRATSDVQDALISILSEKYVTIPELDTDNVVFAQPGFSIIATANSRDRGVNELSSALKRRFNFVRIPVVTNKRSETEIVRFRTTELLRRHRIELEVPPTLLDILLQSFADLRAAAEAANSDEEKLESALSTAEQIGVLEDAILHSHFFGDRTLRAETLAASLVGTLARRTPEDLAILNKYWHGVVEPRSRADGEPWPAFLAGGRDAIATLS
- a CDS encoding DUF5682 family protein gives rise to the protein MSLPDRFAALRTQLTEAATAFTDGSNGLASILAGMVDDVDRALTEPLEILPVCHHSPASGLAMVRRLRQRPPKVIYLELCEDLGPLLPELANCELPVALQAFASELVDFPARWGPLSVVAPITEASAEYQAIAYAMTTPGVTVVPVDRSADHIFQWAPPEHDPETDPDPAAATSPGTGLHGDAVGVEIGELRPRFADLEAHLLHHGRVRHWSEWWDQYVEQPLAGADYATYRQVMLLVGSLFRRLAPERPDRLARDEDRERFMWTRIRHHLAESGVDRSECLYVCGAFHAVSPVTGFGVAAADDFEITPSTGTGWRYGLIPSSHSAIEAQFGLAGGSVSIAAANWRKELDRSRLAPFRLAKKAAKGGRRRPVAPTDPADTPAADRLSDFLAAPPELDPLDEAELRQWCVEIVRLARRNGYLASTADAIAVFETSILLAGLRNRARPTPYDFQDAAVTCIEKDAVPGRRDVARLCEILLGGDRIGTVGYDALPPLARDVHDRLAPLGLELTRRTVQRALLDLSAQPDLRACSDLLWRLHHLLPTGTVRPVMGDRGLGQHSIQESWDLALGKQQRALIELGHQGVTVEQVLEQRLRKAAWEPAATAAQALTAVIDAIRLLDSPRFADELGARAVELLAAERTVADAPQVLAQIRALLAYYRAHEPTLPSWCETFIKTGYAHYCTLLPTAFADDSTSLRQVAAMLGFLCTLEDVALSVGCDRTQLELAVRQAAPQAPARIALWWGAQVHLGMWPLVELRDWCDSLLASPLTVPAVPAYISGLVQALEPAPELAPFVVEVISKAFGRLPDPVLLPWLPALIRTLRAEAAELVPGLVRQAGRVFPPTLPELDAWQPPWSAPAATEPADAAAAAEPPSVATEPVATLLAAHPAASAALADLLRSGR